In a genomic window of Cytobacillus sp. FSL H8-0458:
- a CDS encoding carbohydrate ABC transporter permease has protein sequence MKGGEVKKRKKKYRDPQALNPIVNKIISIILGILAFACIFPFIYVIIISFTSEESIVRNGFQLVPKDWSTDAYQYLWGMKEQLFRSYGVTIFVTIVGTVISVLMITFYSYAISRPQFKYRRFFTFLAFFTMLFSGGLVPTYIVVTQFLHLKDTIWALILPLSMNAFYIIIMRTFFLKSVSESILESARIDGASELRIFFQIIFPLSLPGIATIALFSTLGYWNDWFTALLYIDNPNLVPLQSLLMKIEANLEFMRQNMDVASMQMSLFDTIPQESAKMAMVVIATLPIAISYPFFQKYFISGLTIGGVKE, from the coding sequence ATGAAAGGGGGTGAGGTAAAAAAACGGAAGAAAAAGTATCGCGATCCCCAAGCATTGAACCCAATCGTTAATAAAATTATAAGTATAATACTGGGGATTTTAGCGTTTGCGTGTATTTTTCCTTTCATATATGTAATTATCATCTCTTTTACCAGTGAAGAAAGTATTGTCCGAAATGGCTTTCAATTAGTTCCAAAAGATTGGAGTACTGACGCTTATCAGTATCTATGGGGCATGAAGGAGCAGCTTTTCCGCTCTTACGGTGTAACTATATTTGTTACCATTGTCGGTACGGTCATCAGTGTGCTTATGATTACCTTTTATTCCTATGCGATTTCAAGACCGCAATTTAAGTATAGAAGGTTTTTCACCTTCCTGGCGTTCTTTACAATGCTATTCAGCGGCGGACTGGTTCCTACTTATATTGTAGTTACTCAGTTCCTGCACTTGAAAGACACGATTTGGGCTTTAATTTTACCACTATCAATGAACGCTTTTTATATCATTATTATGAGAACATTTTTCCTAAAGTCTGTTTCTGAGTCGATCTTAGAATCAGCAAGGATAGACGGGGCAAGTGAGCTTCGGATTTTTTTTCAAATCATCTTCCCGCTTTCTCTGCCGGGAATAGCCACGATTGCTCTATTTAGCACACTTGGCTATTGGAATGATTGGTTTACGGCGTTACTGTATATTGATAATCCTAATTTAGTGCCACTTCAGTCATTACTCATGAAGATAGAGGCAAATCTTGAATTCATGAGGCAAAATATGGATGTTGCCAGCATGCAAATGAGCTTGTTTGATACCATCCCGCAAGAATCAGCAAAAATGGCCATGGTTGTTATCGCCACCTTACCAATAGCAATTTCATATCCGTTCTTCCAGAAGTACTTTATCAGCGGGCTTACTATTGGCGGCGTTAAAGAATAA
- a CDS encoding ABC transporter substrate-binding protein, which translates to MKKNLGLLLALVLLIGTFLSACSSKDSSTEDNSGKDGQPYEIKWYTIGTPQKDTEKVFAEVNKYLKKEINATVKMTQIDWGDWAQKSQVMINSGEPFDIIFTNGTDYVQNAQKGAFLAVDDLLDKEGKELKNVIDPALLEGIKIDGKIYGVPTNKEAARQSVYTFNKSLVDKYKFDISKVKSLEDLEPMLKVIKENEPKITPMATFKAYLPFDYIFNNEMPFGIPFEGDRDQVVNPFETDLAMQAYKTMHSYYKAGYLKEDAATSKDSWPMDVENWFVRMGDSQPYADLIWSRAAKYEVVSVPAEQPVTINDSVSGSIQAISATSKNPEKAMEFLTLLNTDPYLRNLVDKGIEGVHYNKNSDGAIEDLPARIDSYNLPTYSLGNHFILYLYQNDPEDKWEKFKEFNDSAKAAPTLGFHFNSDPVRSELAAITNISKEFYPALATGSVNPEEYLPKFNKKLKEAGLDKVIKEIQKQYDEWKEEQK; encoded by the coding sequence ATGAAGAAGAATTTAGGCCTTTTACTTGCATTAGTTCTGCTTATCGGAACCTTTCTTTCTGCTTGCAGCAGCAAGGACAGTTCCACGGAAGATAATAGCGGCAAAGATGGACAGCCCTATGAAATTAAATGGTATACCATTGGAACCCCTCAAAAAGATACTGAAAAAGTTTTTGCTGAAGTTAATAAATATCTTAAGAAAGAAATCAATGCCACAGTTAAAATGACCCAAATTGACTGGGGTGATTGGGCACAAAAATCACAAGTAATGATTAATTCTGGAGAACCATTTGACATTATTTTCACAAATGGAACTGATTATGTCCAAAACGCACAAAAAGGTGCTTTCCTTGCGGTTGATGATCTGTTGGATAAGGAAGGCAAAGAGCTTAAGAATGTTATTGACCCTGCACTTTTAGAAGGCATTAAGATTGACGGGAAAATTTATGGAGTTCCTACGAATAAAGAAGCTGCGAGACAATCCGTTTACACATTTAATAAGAGTCTTGTAGATAAATATAAATTTGATATTTCGAAAGTGAAATCACTGGAAGATCTTGAGCCAATGTTAAAGGTTATTAAAGAGAATGAGCCAAAAATCACACCAATGGCAACATTTAAAGCGTATCTGCCATTTGACTATATCTTTAATAATGAAATGCCATTTGGCATACCTTTTGAAGGTGATAGAGACCAAGTTGTAAATCCATTTGAAACTGATTTAGCTATGCAAGCATACAAAACTATGCATTCCTATTATAAAGCTGGATATCTTAAAGAAGATGCTGCGACAAGTAAAGACAGCTGGCCAATGGATGTGGAAAACTGGTTTGTGCGTATGGGTGATTCCCAGCCATATGCAGATTTAATCTGGTCTCGTGCAGCTAAATATGAGGTAGTTTCTGTACCGGCGGAACAGCCAGTTACAATTAATGATTCTGTTTCTGGTTCTATTCAGGCTATCTCTGCAACATCAAAGAATCCTGAGAAAGCTATGGAATTCTTAACATTACTTAACACTGATCCATACCTTCGCAACCTGGTTGATAAAGGGATTGAAGGCGTCCACTATAACAAGAATAGTGATGGAGCAATTGAAGATTTACCAGCACGCATTGATAGCTATAACTTGCCAACTTACTCTTTAGGAAACCACTTCATCTTATATCTATACCAAAATGATCCGGAAGATAAGTGGGAGAAATTTAAGGAGTTCAACGATTCTGCTAAAGCAGCGCCGACACTTGGTTTCCACTTTAACAGTGACCCGGTAAGATCTGAGCTTGCAGCGATTACGAATATCTCTAAAGAATTCTATCCAGCATTGGCAACAGGATCTGTTAACCCGGAAGAATATCTTCCAAAATTTAATAAGAAGTTAAAAGAAGCTGGTCTTGATAAAGTAATAAAAGAAATTCAAAAGCAATACGACGAATGGAAGGAAGAACAAAAATAA